ACTGAATACCCCAAATAATACTGAGATGAAGAAGGCGTGTCCCAGGGCAATATACAAATTAAGTCTTGTATAGATAATCAAAGCCCCGGCGATAACCTGCAGTGAAACGAGGACCATGGAAATAATCCATCCCCAGTATAATACTCTTTCATGCTTATAATGTTTTACGGCAATATAGGTTACATAAGCGATCCAAATAAAAATGAATCCTGCAGCAGCCCTGTGGCCCATCTGCACCCATTCGTAGATATTGGAAGGGAGGAAGGAACCGCCATTCGAACACAACGGCCAATCTTTGCAAACCAGGCTCGCGTTCATATGTCTGACAAGCGCACCGGTGTATACGACCATATAACTGTAGACTGCGAGTCCAATAATATGGAATCTCATTCTTTTATCAATCACTAATTTCTCTGCCTCGAACTTTTTATCGACCTCAAATATTAGTAAGGTCAACAATAGTACAGATGCAAAAGAAATAAGTGAAATGCCGAAGTGCAAAGCCAGGACAAAATCGGATTGCCCCCAGACAACAGCTGCGGCGCCGATTAAAGCCTGCAGAGCTAAAAAGAAAAATGACAAAATGGCCAAAAATTTTGTTTCCCGGATGTGTCCGATGGTTTTCCATGTCCAAATGGATAAAATCAGTACCATGATGCCCACGCTTCCTGAGACCAATCTGTGTGCCAGCTCAATGACAAGCTCTGGTGTTATATCGGTTGGGACAAATTCACCATTGCAAAGCGGCCACGACTTCCCACAGCCCATTCCAGATTCAGTTTTCGTAACCAATGCTCCGCCGAGCAAAACAAAAAGCATCCCAATCGTGGTTAAAACAGCCAGCCACTTAAGGGAACGATTCATGATCATCACCTGCTCATTCAAAGTTCGATAAGTTGTCAAATTATAAACTTGACATGTATAATGAAAGAAACTTGTAGAAAATAAAAAAATTCTATCCCTATAATAACGAATTTTGACGAAAAAGGATAGAAAACAATACTTTAGATACTACACAATATAAAGATTATTTTCAATACTAATGATAGATGATGGACATTAATCAGTTTTATCAGTAAAATGCTCATGTTAGCTGTATCATGGCAGATCATTATTACATAGCAGCATATTTAACTTCCCGAAAAATATTATCCAAAAATATGTATAAATAGGTCTTAAGCATCCTTATTAACAAACTTTCATTTCTAGAGGAAATTCCTTGCAATAAAAATGAACTTTAAGGATAATGGCGGTAAGACACAAATTAGTCAAATTCTGTTCAAAAAAAATTCACAAAAAAGTTGTGAAGTGTGATTTAATATACAACGTAGGCTTTATTTTTCTACACAAACATTTAACAGTCTAAACACGTTAAAAATAGTGAAAACCATTGGGGATATAAATTTAAAATACTCTTCTTTTTTTTGTAAAAATTCGAATGCGGGTTTGAAAGAAAAGGGGATGGAGGAG
The nucleotide sequence above comes from Mesobacillus jeotgali. Encoded proteins:
- a CDS encoding COX15/CtaA family protein, producing the protein MNRSLKWLAVLTTIGMLFVLLGGALVTKTESGMGCGKSWPLCNGEFVPTDITPELVIELAHRLVSGSVGIMVLILSIWTWKTIGHIRETKFLAILSFFFLALQALIGAAAVVWGQSDFVLALHFGISLISFASVLLLTLLIFEVDKKFEAEKLVIDKRMRFHIIGLAVYSYMVVYTGALVRHMNASLVCKDWPLCSNGGSFLPSNIYEWVQMGHRAAAGFIFIWIAYVTYIAVKHYKHERVLYWGWIISMVLVSLQVIAGALIIYTRLNLYIALGHAFFISVLFGVFSYFLLLVSRSKKNAASVQKPSAVDLSPATVK